The Solirubrobacter pauli sequence AACTTGAACGTTCCCGCGAGCTCGATCGAGGCCTTGATCGGGCCGAACGTCGTGGCGCTGTAGGTGCTGCCCGTCGTGGCGACAGGGTAGCTGAGCCTGTAGAGCTCGTTGACCCCGCGCACGTTGGTGCCGTTGACCAGGTCGACGGCCGTCCCGGCCGCGTTCGTCAGCGTCGCCGGGGCGACGGGGGAGACGTACCCGTTGGCCGCACCGCCGCCCACCGTGTTGGTGGCGTAGCCGAGCCACGTGCGGACCGGGTCGCTCGTGCTGTCGAACTGGTTCGCCATCGTCCAGTCGAGCTTGCCGCCCGTGACCGTGTAGTCCGCCGCGCCGGCGGGAGCGGCGGCGGCGAGCAGCGCGGCCGCGGAGACGGTCAGCGCCGCGAGGCGGCGATTGAGGGTGATCAATGGAGTCCTTTCACTGGGATCAGTCCGTGGTGAACGAGATGGAGAGCCACCCGAACGGCTCGCCCGGGAGGTAGTAGCCGGCGAAGACGGAGCTGGCGGCGCCCGGCGGCACGGCCCCGGGGACCCGCTCGTAGGAGAAGGTCGTGCCGCCGCCGGAGGTGAGGGCCTTCGACACGTCGAGCGTCTCCACTACCTGCCGCCGGTTCCCGCCGGCGGTGTCGCCGGAGCCGGTCATGCGGAAGATCACGCGCGAGGCGGGACCGTCCAGCTCGACCTCGGGGTCGTTGGCAACGAGGTCGATGCCGTGCGCGGCGTAGCGGAATGCGACCGTGCCCGAGAAGGTGATCCGCGCCGCGCCCGTGGCCGGATCGCACCAGCCCTCGGCGAAGGGGAATCGGTACGAGTAGACGAGCGGCGGCGCGCCCTCGAGCGCCTCGGCCGGGGCGCCGGCGGCGCCGCGCGAGGAGGTCGTGCCCTCGCCGCTGGCGATGTAGCGGATGAACGACTCGCGCACGCGCCACGTGAGCGTCGCGGACGTGATCGTGCGCGCGCCCGCGGGGCGCGTCTTCACCGGGGGCTCGGCGCTGCCGGGCACGGGCGGCGTGCCCGCCGCGGTGTTGAGCGTGCACGGGCCGGCAGCAGGCGTGGCCGGCGTGGACGGGGGAGCGGCGAACGTGCCGGCGGCGGCGACGGTTACAAACGCCTCCCGCGGCACCTTGGTCACCCGCAGGCGGCGTTGGATCGTCTTCGCGGCCGTGGCCGAGAGGTTCGCGCCGGTCGCCTCGAGCGAGAACCCCGTGGCGGTCTTCAGCGGAGCGACCGTGAGCGTGAGCACGGTGACCCGGCGGCCGCCGAGCACGGCGGTCACGCGCGGACGGGCGCCGAGCTCCAACCGCGGCGCGCCGAGCGTGACCGACCGCTCGCGCGTCTTCAGCCGGAGCGCTCCGGCGGCTCGGAGCGCGGTCGTCGTGGTCGACGTCGCGGGCAGCGTGAACCGACGTCCGGCGCGGGCGGCGACCCCGGTCGCCTGCACGGTGATCCCGCGGGCGCGCAGCGCGCGGTCGGTCTTCGACGTCACGGTCAGCGTGAGGGCGTCAGGCGCGGTCGCGCCGGTCGCGACGGACGGGAGCAGCGAGCCGCCGGCGAGCGCCAGCGCGACCGCGGCGGCTGCTCGCGTGCGCGTCATCCGACCGCGGGCAGGG is a genomic window containing:
- a CDS encoding HtaA domain-containing protein is translated as MTRTRAAAAVALALAGGSLLPSVATGATAPDALTLTVTSKTDRALRARGITVQATGVAARAGRRFTLPATSTTTTALRAAGALRLKTRERSVTLGAPRLELGARPRVTAVLGGRRVTVLTLTVAPLKTATGFSLEATGANLSATAAKTIQRRLRVTKVPREAFVTVAAAGTFAAPPSTPATPAAGPCTLNTAAGTPPVPGSAEPPVKTRPAGARTITSATLTWRVRESFIRYIASGEGTTSSRGAAGAPAEALEGAPPLVYSYRFPFAEGWCDPATGAARITFSGTVAFRYAAHGIDLVANDPEVELDGPASRVIFRMTGSGDTAGGNRRQVVETLDVSKALTSGGGTTFSYERVPGAVPPGAASSVFAGYYLPGEPFGWLSISFTTD